One window of Streptomyces sp. NBC_00273 genomic DNA carries:
- a CDS encoding alpha/beta hydrolase — protein MGLTSNTVLALAILVGVLLFAATVWFWPKLSGRTWRAFAGRIGLLLATQLALFSAVGLAANKSFLFYGSWADLLGQETSMGKVVDHSMSSKDIKVVDKQKLDVPGGAKPQVGGQILKVAITGQKSKITSPGYVWLPPEYFQPQHKDQNFPASIVLTGYPGTAENLIKGLDYPMKAFSLSKSGKMKPMILVMLRPTVAPPRDTECVDIPGGPQTETFFGEDLPQAITDTFRVGKKPQNMGFIGNSTGGYCALKIAAHYPQTFGAAAGLSAYYEAPDDPTTGDLFHGDEKLKKRADVLHSVEHKKPTGTSFLVTSSEKGEPNLADTKKFIKKVQGPDRVSSIILDSGGHNFNTWRREIPPMLMWMSGRIQA, from the coding sequence ATGGGTCTCACCAGTAATACGGTTCTGGCGCTGGCCATCCTCGTCGGTGTGCTGCTCTTCGCGGCCACGGTGTGGTTCTGGCCGAAGCTCTCGGGCCGCACCTGGCGCGCGTTCGCCGGCCGCATCGGGCTGCTGCTGGCGACCCAGCTGGCGCTGTTCTCGGCTGTGGGGCTGGCGGCTAACAAGTCGTTCCTCTTCTACGGTTCCTGGGCCGACCTGCTCGGTCAGGAGACGTCCATGGGCAAGGTCGTCGACCACTCGATGAGCAGCAAGGACATCAAGGTCGTCGACAAGCAGAAGCTGGACGTACCCGGTGGCGCCAAGCCCCAGGTCGGTGGTCAGATCCTGAAGGTTGCCATAACCGGGCAGAAGTCGAAGATAACGAGCCCCGGCTACGTCTGGCTCCCGCCGGAGTACTTCCAGCCCCAGCACAAGGACCAGAACTTCCCCGCGTCCATCGTCCTGACGGGCTACCCGGGCACCGCCGAGAACCTCATCAAAGGGCTCGACTACCCGATGAAGGCCTTCAGCCTGTCCAAGTCGGGCAAGATGAAGCCGATGATCCTGGTGATGCTGCGCCCGACCGTGGCGCCGCCGCGTGACACCGAGTGCGTCGACATACCCGGTGGCCCGCAGACCGAGACCTTCTTCGGCGAGGACCTCCCGCAGGCCATCACGGACACCTTCCGGGTCGGCAAGAAGCCCCAGAACATGGGCTTCATCGGCAACTCCACGGGCGGCTACTGCGCCCTGAAGATCGCCGCGCACTACCCGCAGACCTTCGGCGCCGCCGCGGGTCTGTCGGCGTACTACGAAGCCCCGGACGACCCGACGACCGGTGACCTGTTCCACGGGGACGAGAAGCTGAAGAAGCGTGCGGACGTCCTGCACAGCGTCGAGCACAAGAAGCCGACCGGTACGTCCTTCCTCGTGACCAGCAGCGAGAAGGGCGAGCCGAACCTCGCCGACACCAAGAAGTTCATCAAGAAGGTGCAGGGCCCGGACCGGGTCTCCTCCATCATCCTCGACAGCGGTGGCCACAACTTCAACACGTGGCGACGCGAGATCCCGCCGATGCTGATGTGGATGAGCGGCCGCATCCAGGCCTGA
- a CDS encoding phosphatidylglycerol lysyltransferase domain-containing protein, producing the protein MSSRIDGDKSGQVPSRVRRILRGPQPESVPGLVGTAVMIVGLLDVAAGVFPRFRHSRIHALAEVLPVFGPFAAALAISAGVLLLLLAHGLKRRKRRAWRAAVVLLPAGAVAQFLYRHSIPGVVIAALLFVLLLRHQNEFKALPDPRSRWKALANFVVMSAGSIGLGLLIVNVHPNRVVGNPSLYEQITHVVYGLFGFEGPVDYAGQVSWTVGYSLGALGMLTALTTIYLAFRPEHPAARLTADDEGKLRELLAKHGGRDSLGHFALRRDKAVVFSPSGKAAVTYRVVSGVMLASGDPIGDVEAWPGAIERFMEEAKAHSWTPAVVGCSETGGEVWTRETGLDALELGDEAIVDVKDFSLAGRPMRNVRQMVKRIERNGYTTQVRRVSELTDEELERVRGAAEAWRGTDTERGFSMALGRVGEEGDGDCFIATAHRVEEGDTSPFGDLKAVLHFVPWGKDGMSLELMRRDRAADPGMNELLIVASLQAAPDLKIEKVSLNFAMFRAALARGEKIGAGPVLRMWRGLLVFLSRWFQIESLYKFNEKFRPRWEPRFMVYRNSRDLPRIGFAVMQAEGFVTVALPRLFASRRRPKPVRTCAHNHMTTVPKQPEREVQPA; encoded by the coding sequence ATGTCTAGCAGGATAGATGGCGATAAGTCGGGACAGGTTCCGAGCAGGGTCCGCCGAATCCTCCGAGGCCCACAGCCGGAGTCGGTGCCCGGCCTGGTAGGTACGGCCGTCATGATCGTCGGCCTTCTGGACGTCGCAGCAGGGGTGTTCCCGCGTTTCCGGCACAGCCGGATCCACGCGCTCGCCGAGGTGCTGCCGGTGTTCGGCCCCTTCGCAGCGGCCCTCGCCATCAGCGCGGGCGTACTGCTCCTGCTGCTCGCGCACGGCCTCAAGCGCCGCAAGCGCCGGGCCTGGCGAGCGGCGGTCGTGCTGCTGCCGGCCGGTGCCGTGGCGCAGTTCCTCTACCGGCACTCGATCCCCGGCGTGGTCATCGCAGCGCTGCTCTTCGTGCTGCTGCTGCGCCACCAGAACGAATTCAAGGCGCTGCCCGACCCGCGCAGCCGCTGGAAGGCCCTCGCCAACTTCGTGGTGATGAGCGCCGGATCCATCGGGCTCGGCCTGCTCATCGTGAACGTCCACCCGAACCGGGTCGTCGGCAACCCGAGCCTGTACGAGCAGATCACGCACGTCGTCTACGGCCTCTTCGGCTTCGAGGGCCCCGTCGACTACGCGGGCCAGGTGTCCTGGACCGTCGGGTACTCCCTCGGCGCCCTCGGCATGCTGACCGCGCTCACCACCATCTACCTGGCCTTCCGTCCCGAGCACCCGGCCGCCCGGCTCACCGCCGACGACGAGGGCAAGCTGCGCGAGCTGCTCGCCAAGCACGGCGGCCGCGACTCGCTCGGCCACTTCGCGCTCCGCCGCGACAAGGCCGTCGTCTTCTCCCCCAGCGGCAAGGCCGCCGTCACCTACCGCGTCGTCTCCGGTGTGATGCTCGCCTCCGGCGACCCCATCGGCGACGTCGAGGCCTGGCCCGGCGCGATCGAGCGGTTCATGGAGGAGGCCAAGGCCCACTCCTGGACCCCGGCCGTCGTGGGCTGCAGCGAGACCGGCGGCGAGGTCTGGACCCGCGAGACCGGTCTGGACGCCCTGGAGCTGGGTGACGAGGCGATTGTCGATGTCAAAGACTTCTCCCTCGCGGGCCGTCCCATGCGCAATGTCCGCCAGATGGTGAAGCGCATCGAGCGCAACGGTTACACCACCCAGGTCCGCCGGGTCAGCGAGCTGACCGACGAGGAACTGGAGCGGGTCCGCGGCGCGGCCGAGGCCTGGCGCGGTACCGACACCGAGCGCGGCTTCTCGATGGCCCTGGGCCGGGTCGGCGAGGAGGGCGACGGCGACTGCTTCATCGCCACCGCGCACCGCGTGGAGGAGGGCGACACCAGCCCGTTCGGCGACCTGAAGGCCGTCCTGCACTTCGTCCCGTGGGGCAAGGACGGCATGTCGCTGGAGCTGATGCGCCGCGACCGCGCCGCCGACCCCGGCATGAACGAGCTGCTGATCGTGGCCTCGCTCCAGGCCGCCCCCGACCTGAAGATCGAGAAGGTCTCGCTGAACTTCGCGATGTTCCGCGCGGCCCTCGCCCGCGGCGAGAAGATCGGCGCCGGCCCGGTCCTGCGGATGTGGCGCGGCCTGCTGGTCTTCCTCTCCCGCTGGTTCCAGATCGAGTCGCTCTACAAGTTCAACGAGAAGTTCCGCCCCCGCTGGGAGCCGCGCTTCATGGTCTACCGCAACAGCCGCGACCTGCCCCGCATCGGCTTCGCCGTGATGCAGGCCGAGGGCTTCGTCACGGTGGCCCTGCCCCGGCTCTTCGCCAGCCGCCGCCGTCCCAAGCCGGTGCGCACCTGCGCGCACAACCACATGACGACCGTGCCCAAGCAGCCGGAGCGCGAGGTCCAGCCCGCGTAG
- the folP gene encoding dihydropteroate synthase: MNTKRGATGRGRVAGLPDWDRCAVMGVVNVTPDSFSDGGRWFDTTAAVKRGLDLVEHGADLVDVGGESTRPGASRVDEEEELRRVVPVVRGLASEGVTVSVDTMRAAVAARAVEAGATLVNDVSGGLADPGMIPAVAAAEVPFVVMHWRGFSADMNSLAVYDDVVAEVTAELRTRIDAVVAGGIAPERLLVDPGLGFAKNAEHDLALVAHLPELRALGFPLLVAASRKRFLGRVLAGGADTTPPPARERDAATAAVSAIAAHQGAWAVRVHEVRATADAVRVARAVEGAL, from the coding sequence ATGAACACGAAGCGCGGAGCCACCGGCAGGGGCCGGGTCGCAGGTCTGCCGGACTGGGACCGCTGCGCGGTCATGGGCGTCGTCAACGTCACTCCCGACTCCTTCTCCGACGGCGGTCGGTGGTTCGACACCACCGCCGCGGTCAAGCGCGGCCTCGACCTCGTCGAGCACGGCGCCGACCTCGTCGACGTCGGCGGCGAGTCCACCCGGCCCGGCGCCTCCCGCGTCGACGAGGAGGAGGAGCTGCGCCGGGTCGTCCCCGTGGTCCGGGGCCTGGCCTCCGAAGGCGTCACCGTCTCCGTGGACACCATGCGCGCGGCCGTCGCCGCCCGGGCCGTCGAGGCAGGCGCGACCCTGGTCAACGACGTCAGCGGCGGCCTGGCCGACCCCGGGATGATCCCGGCCGTCGCCGCCGCCGAGGTGCCCTTCGTCGTGATGCACTGGCGCGGCTTCAGCGCCGACATGAACAGCCTCGCCGTCTACGACGACGTGGTCGCCGAGGTCACCGCCGAGCTGCGGACCCGGATCGACGCGGTCGTGGCCGGCGGGATCGCCCCCGAGCGGCTCCTCGTCGACCCCGGCCTCGGGTTCGCCAAGAACGCCGAGCACGACCTGGCCCTCGTCGCCCACCTGCCGGAGCTACGCGCGCTGGGCTTCCCGCTGCTGGTCGCCGCGTCGAGGAAGCGTTTCCTCGGCCGGGTCCTGGCCGGCGGGGCCGACACCACCCCGCCGCCCGCCCGCGAGCGGGACGCCGCCACGGCCGCCGTCTCCGCGATCGCCGCCCACCAGGGCGCCTGGGCCGTACGGGTGCACGAGGTACGGGCGACCGCGGACGCGGTTCGAGTGGCCCGTGCCGTGGAAGGCGCACTCTGA
- a CDS encoding nuclear transport factor 2 family protein: MSRTDIEAVEEVNTAFYEAMERGDFDSLSALWLEDEISCVHPGWPVLSGRGEVLRSYALIMSHTDYIQFFLTDTKVAVIGDTALVTCTENILSGGPAEDSGELGPLVGQLVVATNVFRRTSEGWRLWSHHGSPVLTESDEDDEDDAS, from the coding sequence GTGAGCAGAACCGACATCGAGGCGGTCGAAGAGGTCAACACGGCCTTCTACGAGGCAATGGAGCGGGGGGACTTCGACTCACTGTCGGCGCTCTGGCTGGAGGACGAGATCTCCTGCGTCCACCCCGGCTGGCCGGTGCTCTCGGGCCGCGGCGAGGTCCTGCGCTCGTACGCGCTCATCATGTCGCACACCGACTACATCCAGTTCTTCCTCACCGACACCAAAGTGGCCGTAATAGGCGATACCGCCCTGGTGACGTGTACGGAGAACATCCTCAGCGGCGGCCCCGCCGAGGACAGCGGGGAGCTCGGCCCGCTCGTCGGCCAACTGGTCGTCGCGACGAATGTGTTCCGACGCACATCCGAGGGCTGGCGACTCTGGTCCCACCACGGTTCTCCCGTCCTCACGGAGTCCGACGAGGACGACGAGGACGACGCCTCCTGA
- the folB gene encoding dihydroneopterin aldolase: MDRVALRGLKARGHHGVFPREREEGQTFIVDLVLHLDTRPAAAGDDLAKTVHYGVVAEEVVDVVQGEPVDLIETLAERIAQQCLKHEAVAQVEVVVHKPDAPITVPFDDVTITITRSRA; the protein is encoded by the coding sequence GTGGATCGTGTCGCGCTGCGCGGCCTCAAGGCTCGCGGGCACCACGGCGTCTTCCCCCGGGAACGCGAGGAAGGCCAGACCTTCATCGTCGACCTCGTGCTGCACCTCGACACCCGCCCCGCGGCGGCCGGAGACGACCTGGCGAAGACCGTGCACTACGGGGTCGTCGCCGAGGAGGTCGTCGACGTGGTCCAGGGCGAGCCCGTCGACCTGATCGAAACCCTGGCCGAGCGAATCGCCCAGCAGTGCCTCAAGCACGAAGCGGTGGCGCAGGTGGAGGTCGTCGTCCACAAGCCGGACGCGCCCATCACCGTCCCCTTCGACGACGTGACCATCACGATCACCCGGAGCCGCGCATGA
- the folK gene encoding 2-amino-4-hydroxy-6-hydroxymethyldihydropteridine diphosphokinase, with protein MNNGLNAQSDPTVQPVPASVVEAVDAADVTLSNPKWAVIALGANLGNRLETLQGAIDALGDTPGMRVKAVSPVYETEPWGVEPGSQPSYLNAVVAVKTTLPPSSLLERAHAVEEAFDRVREERWGPRTIDVDIVAYADRVSDDPVLTLPHPRAHQRAFVLAPWHDIDPEAQIPGRGPVTALLAEIGLVGVEPRPDLELHLPE; from the coding sequence ATGAACAACGGACTGAACGCTCAGAGCGACCCCACCGTCCAGCCGGTCCCCGCCTCCGTCGTGGAGGCGGTCGACGCGGCGGACGTGACCCTGTCCAACCCCAAATGGGCCGTGATCGCGCTCGGCGCGAACCTCGGCAACAGGCTGGAGACCCTGCAGGGTGCCATCGACGCCCTCGGGGACACGCCCGGCATGCGGGTCAAGGCCGTCTCCCCCGTCTACGAGACCGAGCCGTGGGGCGTCGAACCCGGTTCGCAGCCCTCGTACCTCAACGCGGTCGTCGCCGTGAAGACCACCCTGCCGCCGTCCTCGCTCCTGGAGCGCGCGCACGCCGTCGAGGAGGCCTTCGACCGCGTCCGCGAGGAGCGCTGGGGGCCGCGCACGATCGACGTGGACATCGTCGCGTACGCCGACCGGGTCTCCGACGACCCGGTGCTCACCCTCCCGCACCCGCGCGCCCACCAGCGTGCCTTCGTACTGGCCCCCTGGCACGACATCGACCCGGAGGCCCAGATCCCGGGCCGCGGCCCGGTCACGGCACTGCTGGCCGAAATCGGCCTGGTCGGCGTGGAACCGCGCCCCGACCTGGAACTCCACCTCCCCGAGTAG
- a CDS encoding DUF3180 domain-containing protein: MKQLRPAVLAGIFVVAGVLSWAGARLWNAYGTLPGVPLAAPIVLGVIAAVLLATALSMRARLKAQRERRPGAKGVEPLMAARAVVFGQASALVAALVAGMYGGVGVFLLTDALDVPARRDQAWYAGFSVLAGIAVIAAALFLEHVLKLPEDEDPGKAPARA, translated from the coding sequence GTGAAGCAACTGAGGCCGGCGGTCCTGGCGGGCATCTTCGTGGTCGCCGGCGTCCTGTCCTGGGCGGGCGCGCGCTTGTGGAACGCCTACGGCACCCTGCCGGGCGTTCCGCTGGCCGCGCCGATCGTCCTGGGCGTCATCGCGGCGGTGCTGCTCGCCACGGCCCTGTCCATGCGCGCCCGCCTCAAGGCCCAGCGCGAGCGCCGCCCGGGCGCCAAGGGCGTGGAGCCGCTGATGGCGGCCCGCGCGGTGGTGTTCGGGCAGGCCAGTGCGCTGGTGGCCGCACTGGTGGCGGGCATGTACGGCGGTGTGGGCGTCTTCCTGCTGACCGACGCCCTCGACGTCCCCGCCCGCCGCGACCAGGCCTGGTACGCCGGCTTCTCGGTCCTGGCGGGCATCGCGGTCATCGCCGCGGCCCTCTTCCTGGAGCACGTCCTCAAGCTCCCGGAGGACGAGGACCCGGGCAAGGCCCCGGCCCGGGCCTAG
- the folE gene encoding GTP cyclohydrolase I FolE, translating to MTDPVTLTGDEGTIGVFDEKRAEAAVRELLIAVGEDPDREGLLETPARVARAYREIFAGLYQKPEEVLTTTFDLGHDEMVLVKDIEVMSSCEHHLVPFHGVAHVGYIPSTDGKITGLSKLARLVDVFARRPQVQERLTTQIADSLMEILDPRGVIVVIECEHMCMTMRGVRKPGAKTITSAVRGQLRDPATRNEAMSLIMAR from the coding sequence ATGACCGACCCAGTGACCCTGACCGGCGACGAGGGCACGATCGGCGTGTTCGACGAGAAGCGCGCCGAGGCGGCGGTCCGCGAGCTCCTGATCGCGGTCGGCGAGGACCCGGACCGAGAGGGCCTGCTGGAGACCCCGGCGCGCGTGGCGCGGGCGTACCGGGAGATATTCGCCGGCCTCTACCAGAAGCCGGAAGAGGTCCTGACCACGACGTTCGACCTGGGCCACGACGAGATGGTCCTCGTGAAGGACATCGAAGTCATGAGTTCGTGTGAACATCATCTGGTCCCTTTCCACGGGGTGGCGCACGTCGGCTACATCCCGTCCACCGACGGCAAGATCACCGGCCTGTCGAAGCTGGCCCGCCTCGTGGACGTGTTCGCCCGCCGCCCCCAGGTGCAGGAGCGCCTCACCACGCAGATCGCGGACTCCCTGATGGAGATCCTGGACCCGCGCGGGGTCATCGTGGTCATCGAGTGCGAGCACATGTGCATGACCATGCGCGGCGTCCGCAAGCCCGGCGCGAAGACCATCACCTCGGCGGTCCGCGGCCAGCTCCGCGACCCCGCCACCCGCAACGAGGCCATGTCCCTGATCATGGCCCGCTGA
- the ftsH gene encoding ATP-dependent zinc metalloprotease FtsH, with protein MDVKRYFRGPVMWIVLAVLAVVVLMNVVGSGGGYKSVDTSEVIKAINTGQVETAKLTTGDSQMIKIELKQGEKLGKHDGTKFQANYIGDQGVQLAQSLQTKYDAGQIPDGYSVTPDKTSPFLSVLLSLLPFVLIVVVFLFLMNQMQGGGSRVMNFGKSKAKLITKDTPKTTFADVAGSDEAVEELHEIKEFLQEPAKFQAVGAKIPKGVLLYGPPGTGKTLLARAVAGEAGVPFYSISGSDFVEMFVGVGASRVRDLFEQAKANAPAIVFVDEIDAVGRHRGAGLGGGHDEREQTLNQLLVEMDGFDVKGGVILIAATNRPDILDPALLRPGRFDRQIAVDRPDMQGRLEILKVHQKGKPVAPDVDLGAVARRTPGFTGADLSNVLNEAALLTARSDKKLIDNHSLDEAIDRVVAGPQKRTRIMSDREKKITAYHEGGHALVAAASPNSDPVHKITILSRGRALGYTMVLPDEDKYSTTRNEMLDQLAYMLGGRAAEELVFHDPTTGAANDIEKATATARAMVTQYGMTERLGAIKFGGDNTEPFLGREMSHPRDYSEEVAALVDEEVKKLIETAHNEAWEILVENRDVLDNLVLALLEKETLNKEQIAEIFSTIVKRPARPAWTGSSRRTPSTRPPVLSPKELQLTNSANGTSASVAPVSTEKGIEVAPEDRPE; from the coding sequence ATGGACGTGAAGCGATACTTCCGTGGGCCGGTCATGTGGATCGTGCTGGCCGTCCTCGCCGTGGTCGTGTTGATGAATGTCGTCGGCTCCGGCGGCGGCTACAAGTCGGTGGACACCAGCGAGGTCATCAAGGCGATCAACACTGGCCAGGTGGAGACAGCCAAGCTGACCACCGGCGACAGCCAGATGATCAAGATCGAGCTCAAGCAAGGCGAGAAGCTCGGCAAGCACGACGGCACCAAGTTCCAGGCCAACTACATCGGGGATCAGGGCGTCCAGCTCGCCCAGAGCCTCCAGACCAAGTACGACGCCGGTCAGATCCCGGACGGATACTCCGTCACGCCGGACAAGACCAGCCCGTTCCTGAGCGTGCTGCTCTCGCTCCTGCCCTTCGTGCTCATCGTCGTTGTCTTCCTGTTCCTGATGAACCAGATGCAGGGTGGCGGCTCCCGAGTCATGAACTTCGGGAAGTCCAAGGCCAAGCTCATCACCAAGGACACCCCGAAGACCACGTTCGCCGATGTCGCGGGCTCGGACGAGGCCGTCGAGGAACTCCACGAGATCAAGGAGTTCCTGCAGGAGCCGGCGAAGTTCCAGGCCGTCGGCGCCAAGATCCCCAAGGGCGTGCTCCTCTACGGTCCGCCCGGCACCGGAAAGACCCTGCTCGCGCGTGCCGTCGCGGGCGAGGCCGGTGTCCCCTTCTACTCGATCTCCGGATCCGACTTCGTCGAGATGTTCGTCGGTGTCGGCGCCTCGCGTGTCCGCGACCTGTTCGAGCAGGCCAAGGCCAACGCCCCGGCGATCGTCTTCGTCGACGAGATCGACGCCGTCGGCCGGCACCGCGGTGCGGGTCTCGGCGGCGGTCACGACGAGCGCGAGCAGACCCTCAACCAGCTGCTGGTCGAGATGGACGGCTTCGACGTGAAGGGCGGCGTCATCCTGATCGCCGCCACGAACCGCCCGGACATCCTCGACCCGGCGCTGCTGCGCCCGGGCCGCTTCGACCGGCAGATCGCCGTCGACCGTCCGGACATGCAGGGCCGTCTGGAGATCCTCAAGGTCCACCAGAAGGGCAAGCCGGTCGCCCCGGACGTCGACCTCGGCGCCGTCGCCCGTCGCACGCCCGGCTTCACCGGTGCCGATCTCTCCAACGTCCTGAACGAGGCCGCGCTGCTCACGGCCCGCTCGGACAAGAAGCTGATCGACAACCACTCGCTGGACGAGGCGATCGACCGCGTCGTGGCGGGCCCGCAGAAGCGGACCCGGATCATGTCGGACCGGGAGAAGAAGATCACCGCGTACCACGAGGGCGGACACGCCCTGGTCGCGGCGGCCTCTCCGAACTCCGACCCGGTCCACAAGATCACGATCCTGTCCCGCGGCCGGGCCCTGGGCTACACCATGGTCCTGCCCGACGAGGACAAGTACTCCACCACGCGCAACGAGATGCTCGACCAGCTGGCGTACATGCTGGGCGGGCGCGCGGCGGAGGAGCTGGTCTTCCACGACCCGACCACCGGCGCGGCGAACGACATCGAGAAGGCCACCGCCACGGCGCGGGCCATGGTCACGCAGTACGGCATGACCGAGCGTCTCGGTGCGATCAAGTTCGGCGGCGACAACACCGAGCCGTTCCTGGGTCGCGAGATGTCGCACCCGCGGGACTACTCGGAAGAGGTCGCGGCGCTGGTCGACGAAGAGGTCAAGAAGCTCATCGAGACCGCGCACAACGAGGCCTGGGAGATCCTGGTCGAGAACCGCGACGTCCTCGACAACCTGGTCCTCGCGCTGCTGGAGAAGGAGACGCTGAACAAGGAGCAGATCGCCGAGATCTTCTCGACGATCGTGAAGCGTCCGGCCCGTCCCGCGTGGACCGGCTCCTCCCGCCGCACCCCCTCCACCCGTCCGCCGGTGCTCTCTCCCAAGGAGCTCCAGCTGACGAACTCGGCGAACGGCACGTCGGCCAGTGTCGCGCCGGTCTCCACGGAGAAGGGCATCGAGGTGGCTCCGGAGGACCGCCCCGAGTAA
- the hpt gene encoding hypoxanthine phosphoribosyltransferase, producing MRVDEKDMGNDLQSVLITKEEIDAKLAELAAKIDAEYAGKDLLIVGVLKGAVMVMADLARALSTPLTMDWMAVSSYGAGTQSSGVVRILKDLDTDIKDKHVLIVEDIIDSGLTLSWLLSNLGSRQPASLEVVTLLRKPEAAKVAIDVKWVGFDIPNEFVVGYGLDYAEKYRNLPFVGTLAPHVYGG from the coding sequence ATGCGGGTGGACGAGAAGGACATGGGCAACGACCTCCAGTCGGTGCTCATCACCAAGGAAGAGATCGACGCGAAGCTGGCCGAGCTGGCCGCGAAGATCGACGCGGAGTACGCGGGCAAGGACCTGCTCATCGTCGGTGTGCTCAAGGGCGCCGTGATGGTGATGGCGGACCTGGCGCGTGCCTTGTCCACCCCGCTCACGATGGACTGGATGGCGGTGTCCTCGTACGGCGCCGGAACCCAGTCCTCCGGCGTGGTGCGGATCCTCAAGGACCTGGACACCGACATCAAGGACAAGCACGTCCTGATCGTCGAGGACATCATCGACTCGGGCCTGACGCTGTCCTGGCTGCTGTCGAACCTGGGCTCCCGCCAGCCGGCCTCCCTGGAGGTCGTCACGCTGCTGCGCAAGCCCGAGGCAGCCAAGGTCGCGATCGACGTGAAGTGGGTCGGCTTCGACATCCCCAACGAGTTCGTCGTGGGCTACGGCCTGGACTACGCGGAGAAGTACCGCAACCTGCCGTTCGTCGGCACGCTCGCCCCGCACGTCTACGGCGGCTGA
- the tilS gene encoding tRNA lysidine(34) synthetase TilS translates to MGPHPAVAAIRLAVRRVLHDVLTDHTGSPAGPRRAGGSLPLVLVACSGGADSMALASALAFEAPKLGIRAGGVTVDHGLQPGSDLRAAEVVSRMTALRLDPVESVAVRVGRDGGPEAAARDARYGALDEAADRLGAVAVLLGHTRDDQAETVLLGLARGSGIRSLSGMPEVSGGSAGRTNRYRRPFLQIDRQTARKACMVQSLPVWDDPHNIDPAYTRSRLRHEGLPALEKALGKGVVEALARTAQLSRDDADALDAWAAEAETGVRDADGRLECAKLYALPPAVRRRVLRRAVVAAGSPAGSLFARHIEEVDRLITGWRGQGAINLPGRVEAQRQGGRLVIRQG, encoded by the coding sequence ATGGGTCCCCATCCTGCGGTCGCGGCGATACGCCTGGCGGTCCGCCGCGTACTCCACGACGTCCTCACCGACCACACGGGCAGTCCCGCCGGCCCCCGCCGCGCCGGGGGCTCCCTGCCGCTCGTCCTCGTCGCCTGCTCCGGCGGCGCCGACTCCATGGCGCTCGCCTCCGCCCTCGCCTTCGAGGCCCCCAAGCTCGGCATCCGGGCCGGCGGCGTCACCGTCGACCACGGACTGCAGCCCGGCTCCGACCTGCGCGCCGCCGAGGTCGTCAGCCGCATGACCGCGCTCCGCCTCGACCCGGTGGAGTCCGTCGCCGTGCGCGTCGGTCGCGACGGCGGACCCGAGGCCGCCGCCCGCGACGCCCGCTACGGGGCCCTGGACGAAGCCGCGGACCGCCTCGGCGCCGTCGCGGTACTGCTCGGCCACACCCGGGACGATCAAGCCGAAACCGTCCTGCTGGGCCTGGCCCGCGGCTCCGGCATCCGCTCGCTCTCCGGCATGCCGGAGGTCTCCGGCGGCAGCGCGGGCCGCACGAACCGCTACCGCCGCCCCTTCCTCCAGATCGACCGGCAGACCGCCCGCAAGGCCTGCATGGTCCAGTCCCTCCCCGTCTGGGACGACCCGCACAACATCGACCCCGCCTACACCCGCTCCCGGCTGCGCCACGAGGGACTGCCCGCCCTGGAGAAGGCGCTCGGCAAGGGGGTCGTCGAGGCACTCGCCCGCACCGCGCAGCTCTCCCGGGACGACGCCGACGCCCTGGACGCCTGGGCCGCCGAGGCGGAGACCGGCGTGCGCGACGCGGACGGCCGCCTGGAGTGCGCCAAGCTCTACGCCCTGCCCCCGGCCGTCCGCCGCCGCGTGCTGCGCAGGGCCGTCGTCGCGGCGGGTTCCCCCGCGGGCTCCCTCTTCGCCCGCCACATCGAAGAAGTCGACCGCCTCATCACCGGATGGCGGGGTCAGGGCGCCATCAACCTGCCCGGCCGGGTCGAGGCCCAGCGGCAGGGTGGCAGACTTGTCATCCGGCAGGGCTGA